Within the Erigeron canadensis isolate Cc75 chromosome 6, C_canadensis_v1, whole genome shotgun sequence genome, the region aaagtaaatatgcctctttttcttttttacttccCAGTTCCAgcattttttaatttcttagtTGACCTGATGATGGCAACCTACAGGTCAGATGGATCTAGAACTTTCTTTGCAAAGTCAACGGTCAAACACAAAAGATGCTGAATTAGTGGCTGCCAGAGAAGAGGTACCTCTATTGTTTACGTTGTATATGTATTGCACTTAATTCACTGATCTCATTCTGAAATCATTTTGCCAAATATTTAGATCAAACGACTGGAAAGTGAATTTGCTTCCTACAAGTCCCGTGCTCATGCACTACTTCAGAGAAAGGATGCTGAGCTGGCCTCTGCTAAAGATAATGAACAACTTAAAGTTCTGGAAGAGTCACTGAAGGTGTATATTTggctttatttttatttatttttgttttgtttttgtgatGGTGAGATTCGCTAATTTACTCACATATAGAATGTTGTACTTTTAGGAGGCTGAGAATGAAATAATAACAACAGCTGGTGAAAGGGACAAAGCGCTACAGGATCTTGAGAATGCGTTAAGTCGTCATGACAAAGAACTCAGTGCTAGGTAACTCACtaatttctttttcaagatatttaaaatttgtttttatgtttatcAGATATTGTCAATGGTTTCTAGCATTGATCTGACTACTTTAATATTATCTTTAAGTTTTTATGAATAATAATTAGTAGAGGTGGCATATGGGCAGGTTTCTGGTAACAAGTCAAATGTTTCTCTCGTCAAATTGGTTGAAATTCTGGTACATTTTCGTAACAGGTTGGGTTGACCAAGAACAccagttgatcaaaaaaaaattcttctaatTTTAAAGTCGTAAACAATTTCTGTGTCAAATAGTCTTAAATgtgtaaaatttaataaaaatttaatttttggaGCATTGCCTGGTGCTTTTCATGTCCTCATCATCTAGCTTGATATTCAATCTTGATCACGACTTCTTAGTCtgatgattttttaaagtttttgacAACTTTTCTTGAATGATATCTTATGGTTGATTCTGTTCATCTTTCATTTCTACTTCAGAGATGAAGCTCTTACCGTCATTGAGCAGCAGGTTAAAAACATGGAAATGAAGCTCTCTTCTGCACTTTCCAGACATCAATCGGAGAAAGAGTCTTGGgaaaaaaaccttcaaaatgtGGAAGAAACTTGGCAATGTAACTATAACCATTTTAAGCCTACGTACCTAGAATCCCCTTCAACTTAAGTTAATGATTACACTGACTATTTCACAGTGAGATTCCAAGGAATAAAGTCTGAACTTGAACAACAAAAATCTTCACCCAGTGAAACTCTACTAAAAGAAGTACAAGATCTCCAAACACGATATAAAAAGTTGAAGGTGCTATTTGTCACAGTTTCTATACCGAGTCTACTATCAAGTTATACTATTGCtaaattcttttaatataaaaattataggaaGAACATGATTCATTTCGTGATCTTGCTGATAAGTTAATTGAAGAGAAGGACGCGGAGATTGCAAGGCTTGCAGACAACAATAAAAATCTTCTTCATTCATTGTCATTAAAGCCATTGGTATCTCTCCTGCCCTTTCATTCTGTTCTTTCTTCTTGCCctaacttcatcttcatcatcaattccAGGCAAATAACAATGAAAATGGCCATGATATGGGTACATCAAATTCAAACACCTCAGTTGCAGAACAGCAGATATTGGTATGTACAATTTTGCTTTGTATGGTAGGTTTTAGACTTTAGAGACattctgttttttattttcttttctgttttttttttcttttgtttaaattttctttgaaaatgttttttttctcatcTCTGGGTGTCAATCAAATCTATTGAGTTGTTATGGTTACGTATATTGCATATGTGACTACCGACAAGGCGATAAGCATACAAAATCATTTGGAATGCAGATTTTGGCAAGGCAACAAGCTCAAAGGGAGGAAGAGCTAGCTCAGTCACAACGACATATTCTTGCACTTCAAGTTAGTTTTATTGGCCTTATACTTGAGTTTCctccttaaatttaaaaatggatAAATGGGTAGGAACCCTCTGGTACCATCTTTCTTAAGTTTTTATTGTAGTTTTATATGTACTTTTTTCCAGGAAGAACTTGAAGAGCTTGAACGTGAAAATCGTCTTCACAGCCAGCAGGTATAAATTTTTCATTATGAAAATCTTTGCTAATGGAGACGATATCTTGAGGTGAAGATGTATTTTTAATTACGTGACATTGAGACATTTCCCATTAGAGGTGGCAAGTTGGCCGGGTTAAAATAGGTTCAGGTTGAAACGTACTAGATCTTTTAATATAAAGGATAGATAGTTTTATCATGTCTGCATAAAAAATAGACTTTGGTTGAGTTTAACCCATTTGACTATTCCCTTTTTGTACAAAAGCTTTAATTTGACCTGTTTGAGGCATAAGACAACCCAAATTTACCAATTCTTAAGTTAATGGATTAAATTTACTACCTATAGCTCAGATGATCATACAGAATATGGTATGGACTACATTCTAATCCactattatttttcttataacaACCCACAGCAAGCTATGCTGAAAGACGAGCTCCGAAGTATGGAAAGATCAAAAAAGAGGGAAGGAGTAGATATGACGTATCTTAAAAATGTCATAGTAAAGCTTCTTGAGACAGGTATCTTACTAGGTGCTCAATTGTGGAACCTCGGTGAAAGCTAAATTTATGTTACAATTACAGGTTTCTATAAATTTACCTGTGCACTGTTAATAATGTATCATGCTGAACCTTTTTGTGAATAGGTGAAGTGGGGGCTCTACTCCCTGTTATCGCTATGCTCCTTCAGTTTAGCCCTGATGAGGTGAGCAAaatatttactcaaagttcacttGGAAAATTGTTAACTTGCcaaatttaatttgttaatttaacATTGTTCAAGCTGGTTTTTATTGTCATGCTGAGGAAATAAGGAGATTTGATTGTGGGTCCTATTTGCTTTATGAAATCATCCACACCTTATAGAATGGACAATGTGAATGGAAAATGTGCATGTCAAAAGGGATGTGTAATACTCTAGTCAAAACTTGCTCGGTTTGTAACTGGTTGGGCCGAGATGGCCCATCAATACTTTTGGTTCATTTTACAAAAAGCTCAACTATTCAATTAACACGGAGtacttaattatctttttttaaagttCAACCCATTCAATGTATTTCAGTTCTAttatatttcttaattttttactTCTTAGATCTGTTGACGATACagaaaataaatcaaattagCCCATTTGCAAAAAAGGGTCAAAGTCGCCAATGTTCAGCAAGTTTTATTCTATTTTCATCTCTCATTTTGCGGGCCCACATCATATCTCAAGATATGTTTCCTTTTTTTCATAAACAATATGAATCTTGAGATGTCATCGCTACCCACATCATATCTTCGTTTCTCATTAGCACATGCATTTGGCGTATCCAGTAGCGATCCAGATGCCTATTTGGCTATAGATCTCAGGCCATTGTTGGCAAAGGGCGTACAAAGTTTCCTTGAACCACTTTGAGTCCTTCGCAAATTTAATACCTTACACAGAGTAAAGAAACACTCAACCTCTCCAGAGCAGCTACGCTCCAGATCTAATTAGTTTCATTTCATACTAATGCAGTTACAAAAGTGTCAAAACGCTTATCGGACTTTCACAGAAGCTCCACCAAGCCCAGGAGGTGAATCACCAGGACCTGGACTCTCGCTTCTTTCACGCTTCTCCTTCTCATAGGGAGTCTGTGAGGGTGGAATTACATAGCTGGAAAATATGACATCACCTATGATTCTTGTATTCTTTTTTTGTAACAGTGGACCTATAAATTAGAATGAACAAAGAGGTAGTTATATACGAACACATCAAAAGATGAACAGGAAGTGTGATAGCAACCTTAAATTTTTGTACCATGTATCCATTAACCGCACTTGTGTATAAAAGTGTGAAGCAtttaccctttcttttctttctttgttttgcTGAATTGATCATATGATGCTCTACTCGTTTATTATCATTTTGGTAAGTTGTCTTCTGAATTTTGACCTCTAGGGGATTCTCAGTTTTCTTGGACcaattttttcttcaattatTCATTCATGCATTATTGGAGATGCTCttagttgagacttgagataaTTAATATTGAACACAAATTAATAGAAATAGAATATCCTAATCGGAACGGTATAAGAAATTATCTCTAGTCATCAGTGGATATCTGTTTAACAGATGACGATCAGCATTGCCACAAAATCACTCTCAGATATGCAAAATTGTGTTGCATGAAGTTGCTCCATTTTTTGGCTGTTGAGTACCACTGCTGCTGGGCTATACAATGCTCCGTATTTTTGTTGATGAAGAGTGTGTTATGTAATATCTGATTTTATGACAGTTCTCATCTCTAAAGATTCATAACATCAAGAACTGTAAACCATGAAGCCCCTCTTGACCTGCGAAGCTTAAGCTCCAACTAAATTCAACAGGTCAACAAATCATTGATTTACTCTCAAGATCATATCAAGGAACGTCCAATCTCAGTTCAAGCTCAATTCAAGAGCTCGTATAGATCTAAAATTACCAGAAAATAAGCTCAAAGTACAATCTATTATTTAAAATAGAAATTTCTGTTCAAGCTGGGCCTAGAAATTTTTAGCATGGGCATAGGGCTCTTAATACTTGATATGAAATCAAAGTGACATTTTACAAAACCAAACACAACTCGTATGAATTCAAACTCCCTACCTATAAATCTTAACTGAATGAAAGCTTGAACCACTTGGTCAAAAGTAGACATATTTTGGAGCCTCATTTGATTTTCTGGGtacatattatcaaaaataagaAGCCAAGCAAGAAGTACAATCCTGATCTTCAACTACATCTGAAGTTTGATTGCAAAATCATTTGTAGCAATAATTAAACCATACATATTCACATTAATCTCATCTTTAATTAGCCATATGTTATCTGACTTCCTGTGTGTTACCAAGTCTGACCTTTTACATTAGGAGGATTCGGCAATGTATTCAGTAACATAGTAAAACAATTTcctttatttcaaaaaaacGCTACAACTTTGAGAGTAAATGGTTATCTAAAGTACTCTCTCATGGATCTTCCTTTGCAACCCAAGGCCACATGCATAAAGAAGAATGATTATATAGAGTACTCGCCGTTGGATCTTCCTTCGTGACATATGGCCACATGTTCAAAAAAGTCTTTGCTTGCATCTGCCATAAAAACATCACAAAGTATTAGCGATGTGATTAAAGTAAattgtcaaataaatattttatcaaGACCTTGACAAAGTACGATTGCCAAATATATCGATCTTGAATATTAAAATGTCACATTGACATACCATGTTTCATTGTTAGAGATGGAACTTGCTCTTCTACATAACCAATCACCTTGGCTGGTATTCCTGCAACCATGCtttatggaagaaaaaaaaaaagaaaatagtatTAGACTACATCGGTTTAGTAGTCAACATAAGATGAATTCCAATCACAAAGCTGTCTCACCTATGTTGAGGAACATCTTTAAGAACAAGAGAACCTGAAGCTATCATTGCACCTTCACCAATTTTGATATGTCCAAGTACAGTCACACTGGCTCCAATTAGTGCACCTTGACCGACTTTTGGATGTCGATCCCCTGTTTCTTTCCCGCTACCTCCCAAGGTTACACCCTGTTGAAAACAATAGATAAAACCTTTATATTACTGGAAGTGGCAAGAAGGGAAAGTTGGTAAATTGGTATAAGCCAGTTGGTGATGAAACGAGTCAAAAGTTATATCGGTCAAACGGGCTGAAATGGGTTGGATTTACCTGAAACCacccttatttatttattttattaatattaaatgcaTTAATTATGAGTACAAAACAAAACTAATCTTCATCTATGAGTAAGAAAGGATTTAACTGGTTGTATGCATTAGAAAAAGATTACAGGAGACTTTTAACCTGTTCAACACGATTGATCCCTTCCATTTTAGCTAAATGTTTTAAGTAGATAAACTTGACTCTTTTAATATAATCACGGCCTGAGGGAACTTATATACTCAAAATTGATACCCTAGATGTTTACTATACACTATGCCATGAAAGAGTTGTAGACTTGTGGTTGCATCCTAGATAGTTGGAAACTTGGTACTCAATATATCTCTACTCATTTACAAAGCATTTGAACCTTCTCTTAAATTATGAATTCTTAAGAACAGTATTATGATTTTTGGGGGGTTTAGGAAGGGAATATATGATTTTCCCTAATTTTTTAAATTCGATTTAAATtgaatgtttattttttgataaatcATTTACTGGCAAGCCAGGCGCATCACACGGAATACGATTCTAGTTTTTATTATACCTATGAATATAAATTAAACCTTCAGTTCTATACACAAGCTCTAAAAGTTAACATCAAGTTTAGCATAGCTGCAACCTGCAGGGAGTGTATGCATATACCTGAACTAATTAGATATAATAAACTGACTTACCTGCATTAGTGAAACTCTATCTCCAATAACAGCAGTTTCGCCAATAACCAATCCCGTCCCATGATCCAATAATATCCCCTCTCCAATTTTGGCAGCTGTGTAGCCACAACAGATACATCAGTTAGTAAGATTTAGCTTCATACAGACAAAAAGAAGCATTTACAATCCTTCCAGTCAAACAGGTATTTCTACACATTCATATTTGCCCACTCATCCTTGTTTTTAGTCAGGCAGCTTTCCAAAGTCTAAACTTTCTCTACACTATActatgaaaaaaaagaagaaagaactAGAAAAAAGTAATTGCAATGGAAATGCAGTTTAAACAATACCTGGATGTATGTCGACTCCAAATACCTAGAACAAAGTAAATGTTTGTGAGCAACTTAAATGAATAAACACAAACATACCATAAATAAGTGAAATCAAAAAGCAAAATGCTTTACCTCACTAACTCGACTTTGTAGTGCAAGAGCCAACACCTTGCGTCCTTGATTCCACAATGCATGCGCTACTCGATGTGTTTGTAAAGAATGGTAACCCTACAAAAGTACCTTGGGCTCAATGAATGCCGGTTACCTTAACACTACAAAAAGTGAACGAATTCTAATATAAagacaaagaaaaaacaaaaatggttTTGTAACTTCATAAAAGTAAATTGAATGATACACGGTTGCTAATGAAATACATAAAGATGTCGTCTACTGATTGAAATACCTTTAGGTATAAAAGAGCAGAGCAATAAGACAtacatgaaggatctctttctTTAAATGCCTGTGAAAGTCAGTTGAGAAGTAAAATCAGCTCTGTGATACTTTAACCAGCAACAAAATGATACAAAAGACGCTAAAATTCTAAATACGTGTCAACAAACATCACCTGTAGATCCAAGCGAATAGCCCGCTTGATGCCTCGATTTTGAACCAATACATCACAGAATATATCCATTAATTGAGTTTCCAATAAAGTATTATTTTGTAGCCGGTTGGCAATAATAAATCCCAAGGCTCGCTCTAAACAATCATGTGATAGTATACTGGCATATAAGAAGCTGCTTAAGATTGGCTCGTTCTCTGCCTGAAATTTTACATCAAAGAACCAACCTTATATATACAAGTAATtcttatattaacatatatcatATTGAAAACTGATCTCAAAACTGCATCCAACTAAAAAATACATAGCAAATGAGTCTCCTTTACAAAGTCATTTCATATAAATTCACATCATTTGGATGGAATGATATTAAACAATATCCACCCACCATACTTGATGGCAATTAACTATAACTCATAAACACTACTTTAACCTTACAAGTACTTATTTATAACGAAGGCATCTTTAAGAGAGAAGACGAAAGTCTTTCTAGAAGCAATATCTCTCTACCTTCGGGTAAAGGTATGATTGTTTACATCTCACCTCTCCTATACCCTGCCCTACGGGATTGggtattattgttgttattgtttgtGAAAAAAGAAGATTTCTTCCCTCCGTTATAAAATTGAACATTATGAGTGGGTAAAGAATCAATCTTGTTAACTGGAGTTTAATCATTAGTATTAATATTCTGATAATTATGTCATTGAACACTTTAATGCATACTGCAAAGTGGGACTTTTTATGGGCCAAGGTAGCACCATAGTAGTATCAAACTATTACACTAATTCAAGAAGTTGACTTTCACCAAACTCCCTTTTAAGCAAATCTTTGAACACCAATTAGTACATGTATCAAATCCACTAatttcaacaataaaaaaagtacactttttTTGTATCCCTTTTGGAATAAAACCACCATCATATCATTCTTAATCACATTAcataaatcaataaaacagttAATCAAAAAGAGACCCTTATCAAGCTACCAGCTTTTAGCTAAGATATACACGGCCTAACCAGTATTTTTGTGGCCGTGTCCTAACGTTTATCCGGACCACCTTATTACCCTGTGAGGTTCAAACCCAGCTAAACTTACCTCAATAAAAAAGTGTACCTTTTTTTACCTAGTGAGATATACGCAGCCTAACCGGTACATACATGGCGGTTTCCTCTACATAGTGAGATTCGAACCTAGGTGAACTActtatttcaattaaaaaaaaaaataaaaatcaaaactttttaagaaatagtaaaaaaattatatattggaAATTACCTCAGACTTAGCTTCTAACCTAACAGCATCCCAAATGGAATCACCAACAACAGAACCCGAATTACCAACCGGGTCGGATCTTGGAGACAACCCACCTCTTGCATAAACAGGAAA harbors:
- the LOC122603651 gene encoding serine acetyltransferase 2-like produces the protein MATCLGSKPEMHTIHTILEELDVNNDDKERVRPESYSDSNPNPFASTSNYNSNSIMVMRHKVERIFPVYARGGLSPRSDPVGNSGSVVGDSIWDAVRLEAKSEAENEPILSSFLYASILSHDCLERALGFIIANRLQNNTLLETQLMDIFCDVLVQNRGIKRAIRLDLQAFKERDPSCMSYCSALLYLKGYHSLQTHRVAHALWNQGRKVLALALQSRVSEVFGVDIHPAAKIGEGILLDHGTGLVIGETAVIGDRVSLMQGVTLGGSGKETGDRHPKVGQGALIGASVTVLGHIKIGEGAMIASGSLVLKDVPQHSMVAGIPAKVIGYVEEQVPSLTMKHDASKDFFEHVAICHEGRSNGEYSI